TTTTTTCGAGGGATCTCTGAAGCTGTTCCTGCCGTGCTGCGAGCCTCCGCATTGCGTCGCGTATTCCTCTCGCACCGGGATTTGAGCCCGGAAGCAAGTTCAGGGATTCGTTATTGATCCCTCCCTGCGCACTGGCCATCTGCTGAAGCTGCCGCATATACTGTTCAAATCCTGTTCCGGAGCCGGAGGCGGATAGTTGAGACATCGCCCCGCGGAGCGAAAGAATTGTTTCGTTCAATCCTCCAAGAGCTATCTGCTGCGATCGAGTGCTCTTTCTGATGTTGCGTTCCGAGAGATTCCTGACGGCATCGGACATTGCGCCGGAGGTCTTGCCTATCGAACGGGCGATTGACGGATTGATCCCGAACGTTTTCTTCGATAAGTCCACGAGGTCTTCCACCATTCCGCCGAGATCGCGCCTGAACTGTTCCTGCTTGCTTGCGATCTTGTCGATCTCAGGGCTGTTACTTTTCAGTCCTTCGCTGTTTTCTCCCAATTCTTCCTGATTTTTTGAAAGCTGAATCGCTTTTCTTATTATCTTCTGAAATCCGGCTAATACTTCCTCTAATTGTTTCCGGCGCATTTCTTCCTTGAGGGCGGTCAGCTTACTGAGCATCGCTTCCATTTCGGATTGAGCCGATTCGGCGTATTTATTCGAGGCGGAGAGATCGCCCTGATCCATCGACTGTTGAGCCTCCTGAACTGATTCCGGCAGCTCCCCGCTTTCCATCTCCGACCTTAACCCGGAAATTTTAGAGGTGGGCATTTCGGGATAAGGTTCGGTAAGTCCTTCCAATTTTTTCATCTCGTTTGCCAGCTTCGAAAGTTCATCGGAGACGTTTTTTTCCTCTTTGGAGAGCTCTTTGAGATCAGCGACGTCCTCTTTCCGAAGAGACTGAGTTTGATCCGTTATCTTTTGCTGCGCCTTAACCAGTTCGTTCATCCGTTTCAATATTTCGTCCATTTTCTGCTCAGCCTGCACCCGGCGGAATATTTCGAGAGTCCGCTCGAGTTCTCTGGCGAAGCGATCCTGAGAGATCATGAACTCCTGTAATGCCATTGCTATATCTTCTTCACGCAGCGAAGACATAGCGTCGCGCAGCCGTTCCATTGCTTCTAATAGTTCAGGCGAAGCCAATTCCTGAAATAGATTCTGAAGTTCGAGGTACATCTCGAGAGTTTCGGATGTGAAGAGCTGGTTCTCTTCTCCTTCCTTGATGATCTCGTCGAGTTTTTCGGTAATTGATTTTATCTTCTCTTCTAGCTCTTTTTGACGCTGTAAAGTCTCATCGATCTTTTGTTTTTTGCTCCAATTCAGTTCCGGGTTTTTCTTGAGCTCTTCACTGATCTCGACCATAGCTTGCCGGATTTCTTTTGCTTCATCGAGAACATCTTCCGCTATCACATGCGCTTCATAGGTGTTATCTTCAAGCCGTTGGTAGAGTTCAGCCATAGTAGGGAAGCGGGCACGATAGGTACGGCTCTTTGCGTATTTCGGTCCGGAGTACATGTCATTGTCGTAAGAGAACGCAAAATATTCGACAACGTCTCTGGGTACAAGTTCAAAAAGGGAGAGATCGAACATATACGGTAATTCCAAACTGTTTTTTTTGAGCCGGGGCAGTGAAATCGGTATCGTCTTAAAGGAAGAATCCGGTGAAAAATCGTTAAGGATACGGAAAGCGATACCGGCAGAGCTTATACCAAAATCATCATCTATACGAATCCTGAGGGGTATGAGCATCGACGCATTCAGATCATAAGTATCTTCCTGTTCGAGGATAGATATGACCGGATAGGCATCACGCAGCGCTACGAGGTTGAATTGAACAGGGTCGAGATTGCTCACTCCCTGAGTGTCCCTAAGCGAGAAATAAAAATTATCGCTTTCTGAAATTACGAATCTTCCGTGCGCTCTATTGCCCTCTGTTTTCAGCGAAACAGGTTCAATAGTGCTGAACGTAATCTCCGCGAAGGCGAGGCGTTTGTTCGATTCGATTGTCACTGAAGCCCCGGTTCCTGCGAGTGCGCTTATTTCGCTGATGTTGCCTTCCGCTATCTGAGTTTGAAGACCGGAGTATTCGGGATAATCGAGACGTATCAAAAGTTTTTGAACGGTCGGGCGTTCGATGACCGTGACCGTATAATTTTCAGATTTATAGCTGCCCCAGGATTTAAGGATATTCGGCTCTGCGGCTGTGAATCTGTAACTGAAGCTTGCGCTTACGGCGGGATAGGATAAATGCATCTTGTATGACGAATCTGCCTCGATTTTGAATGATTCCGCTATTCCGTTTTCGGTTATCTCTACTTTCCAATCATGAGGAATTGATGTTCCGGACGCAAGCGCCGTAAGGTTCACACTGTCACCTTTAACCACTTCAACGTCTCCGGGTTGAACGTCCAACCTGAAGGGGACAGGATGCGAAAATTCCTTGTTTGGCATTGCAAGCCTGAAAGCTGCCTCTCGCAGCGTGCCCGGGGAGATGAAAAATATCATTCCGGCTGTCAACACTGCGGTTATAAATCCTATTTTAGATCTTTTTCCCCGGTTTTTATCTATATAATCTCCCGTTTTTATCTGAGAGACCGAGCTGCTGATTTCACTTATGGACATTTCAATAAGTTCAGGTGAGTAATTTTTATCATCGGGTAAGCGTATCAATTGAAGAGCGTTTAACAGTTTATCCTTTATCGTAGGGTCGCCTTTTCCTATTGTTCGGGCGATCTCCTCGTCCGAGTAATCCGGATTCTGTCCCGATTTGGCTTTTCTGAACTTCAACAGTGTAATAAGCGCCGACAGAACTACACCGACGAGAAAACCAATTGAAATAAACCAGCGCAACGCATCTCCGAACCGGAATACACCCTCTAAAAATATGAGCAGGAGCGCCGAGGTAATAAAGAGGCTCCCGTAAAAAAACAGTGAGAGCTTGAAACGGCTGAACGCCAATTTATCCCTCAACTGACGGATTTTTTCGGTTATGAGATATTTTTCTTTCATCGTTTCAATGTGTCAATGCCCAGACTATTACATTGGTGCCCATCTTCAACGCTGCTCTGCGGCGCTCTGCGCTGTCTCCGTGCACCGATTCGTCCTCCCATCCGTCTCCGAGATCACTTTCATAGCTATAAAAGAGTACGAGTCTTCCGTTATGAAAGATTCCAAATGCCTGGGCGGGGTTCCCGTCGTGTTCGTGAATTTTCGGCAATCCGTTCTTCATAGAGAAATGGATGCTGAATATTCCGTGAGAGAACGGCAGCTCAAGAAGCTCCTTGTCGGGAAAAACTTTCTTCATCTCCCGTCTGAAGGATTTGTCCATACCGTAATTATCATCGGCAAATAGAAATCCACCGGACGTGAGATACTCCCTGAGTCTGACGGCATCGGATTCGGAAAAATTTATATTGCCGTGTCCAGTCATGTATAATACAGGATATCTAAACACGTCTTCGTCCTGAATTTTAACCCGTGCTTCCTTTTTTGCGGTTTTGATGGACGTATTCTCACGGATGTAGCTCAGCAGGTTCGGGAGGCTGCTCGGGTCGGAATACCAGTCGCCTCCGCCGCTGTATTGGAGTCGCGCAATTGTGAATTCACCCGGATCAGCCGGATTCATGGATATTAATTTTAGAATTAACCATAGTCCGGTTATCAGTTGTGAGTAGGCTAAACCGACCATTTTAAAAGTAATAAAACCCGATAACGACAACCATCGCGGCTGCCGTAACTGTCTTCATCGTTTTACCGCCTAACGCTCCAATGAAGGCTCCAATGCCCGCAAGCAATGACCTGTCGAAATTGCGGGAGAGAAAATATTCTCCGATGAACGCTCCCCCGAACGCCCCGGCAAATGCGCCGATTAGAGTCCCGACGATCGGCAAGATCATAGTACCCCAAATAGCTCCGACAATTCCACCGATTATCGCACCGGCTACTGATAATCTTGAGCCGCCGAATCTTTTCGTCATAAATCCGGAGAGGGCGAATTCAAGAACTTCGAGCAGGACGGCAATTCCGAACAAAACAATAATCAACAAGAGACTGATGAGTTCAAAGTCCGTTAAAACGGCGAATAAAAGAGCTGCGGAAGCTATTATGAACGTACCCGGAAGCCCCATAGGAGTAATGATGACTCCGGCTAATAATACTATCCAAAGCACGGTTCCGGTAAGAATTTCCAAATATCACTCTTTTTTCAGCATGGTTGCCATAATTCCAAGATATTCACCCTATTAGATTAAATCAAGTGAAGCCGGATAAAAGTTGAATTTTGTGTGTTAGAGATTGAAATTAAAGGAGATAGGGCTTTAACCTTTATATAGGATATTGATTACCAATGGGACTTGGAAACAAAATATATCTCTTTTTCCTGTTGACGGTGTTAATTCAGCCGGAAAGTTCAACAGCACAATTCCTGGGTTTCAAAAAGAATGAATACCAGACACCTTTCAGCCTGACGGTTTTCGATTTTAAAGCGGGTATCGAGCAGTTTAATCATAAGTCGATTGAAACTTTAATGGGTGTAAGCACCACGAGGCTGGCTTCCGTATATACGCTTGATTTCGCGAAGTTCAACTTCACCAGATATTTCTGGAAACAGAGTATGGTTGATTTGCAGACGGGATTCTCGGTTAGTTACCTTTTATCGATTCAGTTCAAAACACTTCCTGCCGCAAATCAACCTGCGAATAACTTCATAGGTACCGCGGCGCTTTCACCAAGAGTGTTAGAATATAATCTGAACGAAACGTTCAACTATTCTGTGGGAAGCAGACTGCTGCTTTATGGGCAGATATCGTACGGATACGCACAGGTGGACGTCATCAGGAGCGAAGAGGGTTCATCTTACCTCAAAGGTACGGCTAATCCCTTAGGAATCGGCGTGGGAGTCCAGATATTGCTCAGAAGCCACGAATCTTCAAGAGTAGGTTTAGGATTTGAATTCAAATTCACGGATTTGAGAGTAAAGAACCTGGACGACCCGGAAGGAATCTATCCGTTCAATGAGATAGACCTCTCTCATTTCGGAGCCACGGTAACGCTCGGTATGATATTCGGGGGTCGAAAGACAGAGGGGGACAGAGCGGAAAAATTATACAAAGCGGGAAAATACATAGATGCCCGCGCGGAGTATACCAAGTTTCTCAGGCTCCATCCGGGCCATGCGAGAGCGGGGCGCGCCCGCCGTCAGATCACCGAATCCGACAGGCAAATTCCGGGCGAAATGTACGCCGCCGCATCGGTTGCTCAGGCAGAAGGGAATCATGATCAAGCGCTCGCACTCTATGACAGGATCAACCGCCTGAACACATGGGATTTCAACCTTTCGAGGGAAGTCTCTCTGCGGCAAAAGGAAATTGCCCGGATTTATTTCGAGAACGGGTTGAAAAGTCATGTCGATTGGGACTTTCCTGGTTCCGAGAGATGGTTTATCCGGACGGAACTGATTGACAGCAGTTTGAGCGAGGCGGTGAGGATCGCCAAATCCGAGATGTTCCTCACAAAAGCGAAGCGGATGATAGAGGAGGAAAAGATAAGGGGCGCGGAGAGCTTGTTGAACCGGCTTGTGGAGATGAATCCCGACCTGAGGCATGAGGCTGAAATTGTGTACAGCAAGATTGCGCGGATACTTTTTGAGGAAGGGATTGAAGCGTTAAACAGAAACGCTTATATCTACGCGAAAGATTCGTTCGAGCGTTCGGTAAAATATAATAAAGACCTTAGGAAAAAGGCGGATTTTCAGATTGCGTTTGTGGAGGAAGCGATAGCGCAGGAGAAGATCAGCGAGGCAAAGAAAAAACACGCCGAAGTAGTGGCGCAGAATAAAAGACATTTAGCCGACAGGCTGATAGCAGGGGTCGACAAGGACCGTGTTCTGAGGCTGTGGGGCATGCCTGCCTATAAATATTACGTCACGGACGGTCCGGTTAATTACGAGCTCTGGGTTTACCAATCGACGAGAAGCCAATATTATTATCTATATTTCTCGGAAGACAGGCTGCACAGCTGGGAAACAGCTGCGTTCTAAGGGTTTAGACGAAACGGTAGCTTTTAAGTCCTTTAACTAATTCTTCTCCGATAACCTTTATTATACTCGTCAGCGGAATGGCGAATATCAACCCGGTTAAACCGAGCAAACTTCCACCGACAAGAACTACCAGCATAACCACGAGTGGATGAAGATCAACAGCGTTTGACACCACTACCGGAGTTATCAATACGTTATCTATCAACTGTACGATTGCGAAGAGGGCAGCTATCTTGACAATTATCATAAGACTTTCCGGGTTGCTCATGAGCGCAACTATAATAGCCACGGTTGCGCCGATCAGGGGTCCCATATATGGAATCATATTTGTCAGACCTGCGATTATGCCGACAAAGTAAAAGAAAGGAATACCGAGCATATAAAGACCGATAGAACTCAATATGGCAACGATAAGTCCGTCCAACAGCACACCGCGAATATAACTACCGAGTTGATTTTCAATTCTGTAAACCATTACGAGGGACATTTCGAAAAACCTGTTAGGTACGATTCCGATAAGAGTTTTCTTTATCGTCCGCTGGTCTTTGAGGAGAAAGAATGTCATAAACAGTACTATTAATAAAGAAGTGAAAACCGATACAAAACCGAGCACTACTCCAACCCCCTTTGAAAGCGTGGAGGAGAGGTAGCCCCCCATTTTTTCAGTTATCATCC
This is a stretch of genomic DNA from Candidatus Neomarinimicrobiota bacterium. It encodes these proteins:
- a CDS encoding DUF4159 domain-containing protein; the protein is MNPADPGEFTIARLQYSGGGDWYSDPSSLPNLLSYIRENTSIKTAKKEARVKIQDEDVFRYPVLYMTGHGNINFSESDAVRLREYLTSGGFLFADDNYGMDKSFRREMKKVFPDKELLELPFSHGIFSIHFSMKNGLPKIHEHDGNPAQAFGIFHNGRLVLFYSYESDLGDGWEDESVHGDSAERRRAALKMGTNVIVWALTH
- a CDS encoding DUF456 domain-containing protein, whose product is MEILTGTVLWIVLLAGVIITPMGLPGTFIIASAALLFAVLTDFELISLLLIIVLFGIAVLLEVLEFALSGFMTKRFGGSRLSVAGAIIGGIVGAIWGTMILPIVGTLIGAFAGAFGGAFIGEYFLSRNFDRSLLAGIGAFIGALGGKTMKTVTAAAMVVVIGFYYF
- a CDS encoding AI-2E family transporter is translated as MTGRSAAQQSVFRYITRLMVTIGIIIALFYFLPRVEDILILFLISLLLYSLLVPLVNNLESKGIPRAFSIIIVFLIGFVVVGIALNFIIPPITKEAKSLQETITQQGPEKVFQNISNFIKSRFPMLDTRMITEKMGGYLSSTLSKGVGVVLGFVSVFTSLLIVLFMTFFLLKDQRTIKKTLIGIVPNRFFEMSLVMVYRIENQLGSYIRGVLLDGLIVAILSSIGLYMLGIPFFYFVGIIAGLTNMIPYMGPLIGATVAIIVALMSNPESLMIIVKIAALFAIVQLIDNVLITPVVVSNAVDLHPLVVMLVVLVGGSLLGLTGLIFAIPLTSIIKVIGEELVKGLKSYRFV